The genome window TGGGAAAAGGCCGCGCGAGAGACGTGGGCCGTTTTTCAGGAAGCTGTTGAGGAACGGCAGTTGCGCGGTGGAGGTGATTATTGAGCGGTAAGGTCCGGGTATTGCATCTTTACCGCACTTATTTCCCGGATTCCCAGGGCGGACTGGAGGAAGTAATCCGCCAGATTTGCCACAACACGGCTGATTTGGGAATCGAAAGTCGGGTTTGCACGCTGAGCCCAAATCCCGAACCACCGGTTCTTAAACGAAAAGAGGCAAATGTGTATCGGTTTCGCCGCACGTTTGAGATTGCTTCTTGTGGTGTATCCATCGATGCCATCAATGGGTTCAAATGGTTGGTCGATTGGGCTGATATTGTGCATTATCATTTTCCTTGGCCTTTTGCGGATCTTCTCCATTTTTTATGCCGCGTGAAAAAGCCCACCGTAGTGACCTATCATTCGGATATTGTGCGCCAAAAGAATCTGCTGAAACTTTATCGGCCATTGATGCGGGCGTTTCTCAACCGGGTCGATATCATTGTGCCGACTTCTGAGAACTATTTTAAAACCAGTGAAGATCTGAGCATGCATGCCGGGAAAGTTGAAGTGATTCCCATTGGCTTGGATGAAAAAATGTATCCTCCGGTCTCAGAAAAGGAAACAGCCTCAACCTGTGAAAGGCTTGGCAAAAACTTTTTTCTATTTGTCGGCGTACTCAGGTATTACAAGGGCCTGCATATCCTATTGGATGCCCTGAAGGGAACTTCGATAACGTGTGTGATCGCCGGTGCCGGGCCGATTGAGCAAGAGTTGAAGGCACATGCCGGCCGTTTGGGGTTGGAGCATGTGCGGTTTCTCGGCCATGTCACCGATGCGGAGAAGGTCGCCATGATGAAGCTCTGCCGTGCCGTGGTTTTCCCCTCTCACCTGCGCTCCGAGGCTTTTGGGGTGACATTGGTGGAAGGGGCGATGCACGGAAAACCGTTGATTTCTACTGAGATTGGTACTGGAACCAGCTATATCAATATCCATGGAGAGACGGGTTTTGTTGTCAAGCCCGGCAATGCTCATGAACTGCGAGAGGCCATGTTGCGCTTGGACAGCGATG of Nitrospina watsonii contains these proteins:
- a CDS encoding glycosyltransferase gives rise to the protein MSGKVRVLHLYRTYFPDSQGGLEEVIRQICHNTADLGIESRVCTLSPNPEPPVLKRKEANVYRFRRTFEIASCGVSIDAINGFKWLVDWADIVHYHFPWPFADLLHFLCRVKKPTVVTYHSDIVRQKNLLKLYRPLMRAFLNRVDIIVPTSENYFKTSEDLSMHAGKVEVIPIGLDEKMYPPVSEKETASTCERLGKNFFLFVGVLRYYKGLHILLDALKGTSITCVIAGAGPIEQELKAHAGRLGLEHVRFLGHVTDAEKVAMMKLCRAVVFPSHLRSEAFGVTLVEGAMHGKPLISTEIGTGTSYINIHGETGFVVKPGNAHELREAMLRLDSDGELAVRMGESARMRYETLFTGRLMGERYARVYGRLAGG